The Gossypium arboreum isolate Shixiya-1 chromosome 4, ASM2569848v2, whole genome shotgun sequence DNA segment ttattaccaaatatatcatttttcctattttattattagtacatgacttgtttctatttagtaaatatcattattattgttattttaatattctagtattccatgttaatatttttcattaatgatatcatttttttttcgttctttatctattttaatttctcactttaggaatatttttctcatgttttaattaatttcaaaaataaggcaatgtaccgatttaatattaagctatcgatttcatcgctatgttgggtgaaattaaatcgaCTTGTGAAACgagacaccctttctaaaaaaaatcgaaaactaaaattcctatttttcaatcggatcacgattaaatattatattgaactcgtattttgaaaatcaagtcaatacatgtttatgagataccaattttgggcgtcgtgagggtgctaataccttcctcacagaatcgactccgaaccccaatttttctctcgaACTTTCAcgagacctaaatttggccttctttttgttttaaaataattttattaggtgtccgatcacacctataaaaaggatcggtggcgactctctttgttaataaaatcggaagttggttttcaaatgtttaataaatcaccataattagcgaccaagcgtaaaATTTTTTTCGTCGCAACAAGGGGGATCACCGAAGGTCATTATTCATTGTCACAATGATGAAATGGTGGCTGAACGGCGCCGAGCCTTTAGGGTTCTCCCTTCTCCCCATTATTTCGGCTGAAGGGTCTAGGTTTTTTAGAGGCTCTGCCCTCTTTTAATTGGCGACGTGAAACAGTGTCGTTTAAGGCATGATTTGTAGCCTTAAAACGACACCGCTTAGTGAGCCCGACTCGATCCGTTTCTGAATACCCTCAGGACCCGCGTGTTCTCGCGGTGAAGGGTTATTTCCAATATAGGTCCTTCCTCTTTCGCGCAATATTAAAATCAGTTTATATTGgcatttccttttttttaaaaaattttccccaTAATTTGCATGCGTTTGCACATTGATCGGCGCTTAAATACTGCGTTTTGGGGGCTGGAATATTTCCAGTTTAGGTCCTTCGACATTTACGCTGTCGCATTATTGCCCTTTtgttatttttgttttcaaattatcctTTTGTTTTAGTTTGGTTCTAGTTCAATCCTTTTAATTAACAGTTTCTTTTATTCACTCGTTTGTACATTTTTTTTTGCCTTGACAATTACCTCTTtattattgtaatttttttatgtaATACCATCGCCACGTTTTATGTATTTTGTACAAAGGTTTTAcgcattgttatatatatatatatatacactttataATAGGTTAACTTCATTCCATGTACATACATCTATgtgtaattataaatatatatatctatctatttattttcttttaaatttgtttgTCTAAAGCATTCTTTTATTTAGACATAGATACATATATTATGATAAAGTTAATATCATTTCATACACCTAATGTTTTTTGGTTCTATCCATGCACTTTAACCTATTTTTTTGTTACTctaatatgttttatatatatatatctatatatatatctatatatatattccgtaaaatctaaattatttttatacttacTTATGTAAGTACATATCTTTGatttatatacactattaaaCCCATACATTTTACATATATAGTTTTCTTCATGCATATGTAAGCATATTCTTCAAtccattataatttataataaaattaatttagccCTATGCACATTATCATTTTATATAAATTTGCATATACTctcttttaaatttatatgtatatatatcaatacacttattactttaatagatttttattttaaaatactttACATGCAACtcgattcaaactttcattctatAATGTCTATTTCAAAAACTATATATCTAGCCCTAGTTTTCTTTTATATGTACAAATTTGTCAACCTATATTTCATggcccattcattcatcattattttaaaatagttttatatcATATTACTTATTTGATTTGCATTTTATTTTGTGTATCTCATAGTAGTCATATTACATTATGCCATGCATGTTATCGTTGcattattttttttatcattcatTGTTTATATTTTCATGCCAATTATTCTCCACGCATTATTGTAATCGGATTACACTTTTTAGATTAGTTATATTTAATTGATAGTGTGTTAGTTGATCGTATTTCATATGTGCCCACCACTCCATGTCATCGTTTTCTACTTGGTTTAtgaaatatgttttttttttcaaaaaaaatcctaatttttatgattaaattcGTCTATTTCAAAAATGCATTAATAcattttaagctagttttataattattcatttaaaaattctttaaaacgaaggcaaggTTTGATATTTGGCAATTTGAGGAATCgcgccctaacgtgttgggttgtaATTTCCCGTTTGCTCAAAATGATTGAATATCCCTTCATAATTTCGTTCAtgtcttctaaaaatcctttaaaatgaaggcgatgttcgatatttgacaattcgcggaatcgtgccctaatgtgctgggttgcaatttctcgttttcTCAAAACAATCGAATGTCCCTTTAGAATTTCGTTCGTATCttttaaaaactctttaaaaagaAGGTAAtactcgatgtttggcaattcgagaatcatgccctatcgtgttgggttgcgatttcccgttcgCTCAATAATCGaagattcctttagaatttcactcctactctctaaattctaaaataaggcaatgctCGATGTTTAGAAATTTGAGGAATGGTACCCTACCGTGctaggtttcgattttctcgttggactaaatatttgggcatccttttgcggttttcaacatataaatttttggaagtcaaaatttatcatgttttcgagggcataaaggatcatgtcctatAGTGCTGGATGTAATGTTCTATCCCTCTTAAACAAGAGAATTTTGGTgaccaactcgggttattcaaatgttattaataaaggaaccacatttcaaaaatattttttaattttagacataaggacagtatttaatcgatttggtaccaattttgggcgtagtgagggtgctaatccttcctcatgcgtaaccgacttccgaacccgttttctcaaaaatTCGtaaaccaaaatcattgttttagtaaaccaaaaatgttttattaaaataaccaaattcttaggtgattcgatcacaccaaaacaaaaagatcggtggcgacttcatatttctgtttttcaaaagtcgattcctatcaattttaaaggctaaaatttttaaataaaaaggatggtttcgacagcttgacgactccactggggaaccATAGAGAGTCGAGCTATAAAATCGATTATTTGCTGTCCTAttgtcaaaaataaaaaatttgttttaaaaatcatGTGTCTTTCAAATGCATTTATTTGTATGGTTGTTATGGTTCGGGTCTCGTAGAATAATACTGCATttcattgcatgaccgctgtggtcacaccttctcggtgggagtaagaaactacgctttcgtgaggttttcacctccgcattggctagtggattgcttccggggtacATCGGTATCTATGATtccgtgagattttcatctccgcatggtcatagggaaatgtatccctctgaactgaactcgatctatatgagcctataatgggtgagaattgaggaatctgctggttcgggtaccctatccctagaaccgaaccacatatagtgaaccttaggaGCTATCCTTGGGTGGAGCCGCGTCAAGCCTTAGTACTTACCCGTGTATGCATTGTAATTATCGTTTATGTGCttgtattttatcattattatgtgaTACTAGCctgtgttttgttttgattttttttttgcatgacattgcatactaaatGAGGTGTTAATCTgtattcaattactaagttagaaagtttgacatggagaatgaatttcttagtaaagtcaAGGATAATGCATCCGTTCGTGCATGGTCGGAGAGGCTACAATCAGAGAGAGGGGATAGCTTGGCAGAAGGGTATATATCAGAGTTGCAAGATTTCACTCGCGTCAACGTAGCACAGAATGAGCTccaagagttgagagacatttgggctagTTGGGATGAAGGGACCAAGCAGTTGTTTTATCAAAGCTACGGTGATATATCCTACTTACTAGACATTAGAGTGGACAAGCATCTATTTCAGGTTATAGTTCAGTTTTGGAATTCTGCGTAtaagtgtttcacttttggagaaGTGGATTTAGTACCTACCATAGAAGAATACACTACTCTACTCAGGTGCCCAAAAATTCAGGTCAGAAAGACTTATGCCCGGGTTTTTAATAGTCAGGCTGTCGTAAAGAAATTGATGAGCATTTCAGGGATGAACGAGCCTTGGGTCGCTACTCGGATTCAACAAAAAGAAGATAGTAAATGTATCCCCTGAGAGAATTTGCGAGATTTGATTTTGACGCATCcagatgaaagaaagagggtcgATATCTTCGCCTTAAGCATCTACGGATTAGTAATCTTTCTTAAGGCTTTAAGCAACGTGGATAAGGCAGTCATTGACTTATTCGATCGCCTTGATAAGGGAATCACACCGGTACCGGCGATATTGGCTGAGACATTTAGATTTTTGAGCTCGTGCCGAAAGACGGGCGAGGGACGGTTTATTGAATGTGCACAATTGTTAATGGTATGGTTTCATGGGCACTTTTGGAAAGTAGACAAAGTTTCTTACCGGGTCTTTTCCGAAGGTTATTCCCTGTTAAAAGAAGAGACAACTATACAAAGGAGAGAGGATATCTCGGAAGAGAAGTGGATAGACATTCTTCAGAACCTCAAGGAGGGGGATATCgagtggagagcttattggatggttcctgatgaaatcATGTACCGATGTGGTAACTTTGATTGGGTGCCGTTGTTAGGAATTTGGAGAGCTACAGGGTATACTCCATTACTTGCGTTAAGGCAATATAAGTCAaggcagtttgtacccacgaccTACGGACTTGCTCAGAGTGAATTCTCTTTTAAGGGTGCTCACTATAAGAAGAGAGTTCAGGATTTATCagatgcttggaagcaaacttgTTAGATGAAGAGGTTAGCCATCAGTTCCATGGTAACGGCCGAGTATAATGAGTGGTTTAAGAAGAGGGTTAATGATAATGTTCCTAGGCCAAGCTTGGAGAATGCTCGACCTATCGGGGAACAATTACAAGTCGCCCCGTCAGAATTGGAAATTATAAGGCAAGATTTCAAGAAGAAGAGTTCGGAGCTTGGGAAGAAGATCGAACAATTGGAGAAAGAGAAGATGCACCTAAGATTAGACGCTGATGTCCAGAGGTCAGAGGCTGAAAAATAGAGAAAAGGGAAAACTAAGGCTGAAGAAGATCTAGATAGCTTGAAGACGGACTATAAGAAGCTGCGCTTATCTATGAGGACTGTGGGGTTAGGTAAGACTTCCGAACAATAGCGCCATGAAATTcgagaagaaaagaccaatgctGACGGATGGGAAAGAAAATTCCGAGAAGCTCAGGCACAAAATGAAGATTTAGAGAAGAGTCTTTCGAAAAGCAGAAATGAGCGAGGGGAATTAAAGGCTAGAGTGGCGGAACTTGAGAAGTGTCTTCATCAATACTGAAACCGCAACACTGCAATGGAATTGAGGGCAAGcttgagcaagatagaagaaatgaaaggaaaaatagaagagtTAGAGGCGTCACTACAAAACTGTGAGATGCGGATCCAGTTTTTCGAGGCAAACGAGGATCGTTGGAAAGAGCAGCTTCACTATAcgcaagaccaagtcagaaaTAGAGATTATCttatgggggaagccataaccTAGATTTGGGAGGTAGCTGACTATTTGCAAGCTTTAGCGGTACAGGCAGACACACTGAGCGTGAAGTATGAGTTGGAGTCGGATTGCAGGCAAGAGCTGGCATCGTtgcttagaaaaattaattttgt contains these protein-coding regions:
- the LOC108458838 gene encoding uncharacterized protein LOC108458838, with amino-acid sequence MENEFLSKVKDNASVRAWSERLQSERGDSLAEGYISELQDFTRVNVAQNELQELRDIWASWDEGTKQLFYQSYGDISYLLDIRVDKHLFQVIVQFWNSAYKCFTFGEVDLVPTIEEYTTLLRCPKIQVRKTYARVFNSQAVVKKLMSISGMNEPWVATRIQQKEDSKYERKRVDIFALSIYGLVIFLKALSNVDKAVIDLFDRLDKGITPVPAILAETFRFLSSCRKTGEGRFIECAQLLMVWFHGHFWKVDKVSYRVFSEGYSLLKEETTIQRREDISEEKWIDILQNLKEGDIEWRAYWMVPDEIMYRCGNFDWVPLLGIWRATGYTPLLALRQYKSRQFVPTTYGLAQSEFSFKGAHYKKRVQDLSDAWKQTC